Proteins from a genomic interval of Harpia harpyja isolate bHarHar1 chromosome 9, bHarHar1 primary haplotype, whole genome shotgun sequence:
- the CARMIL2 gene encoding capping protein, Arp2/3 and myosin-I linker protein 2, whose product MAASPGGIPTDLQEGITAFLGTKKVLLVMSVQLQVKSKYDDYILVLTAWRAYVLPVMLPVRVHSSFSFLEVRDVTVREPSLVVIETDAASYAFRFMSFDDLEQVVIHVTMSLKKVFPDSSPGTLLKNSPPNLYERIRQITDSLEEMLQSSPGPCGGFSETYAALCDYNGFAFREEIQWDVDNIYHSQDCREFNLLDFSHLESRDVALSIAALSFNLWFTKLSCKDFRLNQEISEQLLYMLSKSVMLEELVLENSGLKADFAQRMAQALSNHPDSVLHTINLAGNQLEDRGIVAFSRHVEKSPKGLQNLSLARTMLTAKGMSILCKALADNKAIGSSLRHLDLSGNPGSLAGDDISNLRSLLRQCHSLSHLSLASTDCPLDALFGALVHGCHASLVHLDLSKNVYSHKRVKTISPDIKEFFSQACALRHISLAGTKLPADAVRALLQGLADNSHISDLHLDLSNCELRSAGAQVIQDLIPDASSISDLDLSDNGFDPDMVTLVLSIGRSKSIRHVSLGKNFNIKSKEGLLDVLHRIVQLTQEDDCPLQSLSVAESRLKLGTNVLLSALGSNTSLIALDISGNAMGDTGAKMLAKALQINTKLRTVVWDRNNTTAHGLLEVAQALERNYTLKSMPLPMSDVAQAYRSNPEKTEEAVHKLQSCLTRNQLRRMLPAQTFRLQQGILTTSSEQMVNEICLSVQKHVDILSACPGREAEADIVCAEEAIRNANLSVSILPLLYEVGNSPYQNGKLQHKLECLTEEASQTCGREIQAIMQAVLDTAHSLCPAVVQKSGVRDQLVNAMSERIYLQDHLSLSVVLDQMVTDVFSKLNEIKLSVTAAVADCIVDAVLGDLTIAQCKLAESLPTHGLDLPVVLPEPAEDDATVPARGRNPLDLTVEEYKMALRRKNKHFRSIRPTPTVRSVSELEPAAGRDASGLRAHRAPPSLSPAAPPARPASTKDAEPASGSLPSTQPATATTAGSLMDLPTAGEKLEHCTKARPRPNRRHKQPPSKPNVQPVACENSEDRSITRVDEGLEDFFAKRLITEELPPTAPETCPGSAPLAPSGSRTLKKKIGNFFAFKKPKSSRGSKCEKEPEGGSAAPRSRRSMLSDILRAPSKAGEAGKPLSKSEEGGLAAEPQAEPEHCQTPDSARRIRPKYSREGKSQSLILLSGEDEDALGVRHDKKRQLEKSEGELPASFEQRVQVMLHRIGVTKGPSAEGKKQQSKDSEIKKAGSDGDIVDSSADSPPSLKARTHSVSTDAPFRSPATTMEPSAGLAEPRPAWKALGRQLPIELQGTSSDQPRHSFILPEPSVLPEPGAREGWSSSLPRPGRSAPAALPRRVSHGGEVGAGTPLPTPPDTEDNRLMPRLVAPWGTSRRAVSVHEEQLREPECPAELGTGTVPLRLRRSPVLKRRTKHDSLPEPEGEPGPSSDAAGATRQDWPRAGLEKPQAGAGTEGERAQALAQTVANAQDSAAVDQRRPVLGRGEPALGQ is encoded by the exons ATGGCTGCGTCCCCTGGAGGGATCCCTACTGACCTGCAAG AGGGCATCACCGCCTTCCTGGGGACAAAGAAGGTCCTCCTGGTGATGAGCGTCCAGCTGCAGGTGAAATCCAAGTATGATGACTATATCTTG GTGCTGACAGCCTGGCGAGCCTATGTGCTGCCGGTGATGCTGCCGGTGAGG GTTCACAGCAGCTTCAGCTTCCTGGAGGTGAGGGACGTGACAGTGCGAGAGCCCAGCTTG GTTGTCATAGAAACGGATGCAGCATCTTACGCCTTCCGGTTCATGTCCTTTGATGATTTGGAGCAAGTTGTCATCCATGTCACCATGTCACTTAAGAAGGTCTTTCCAGATTCATCCCCTGG GACACTGCTCAAGAACTCCCCCCCCAACCTGTACGAGAGGATCCGGCAGATCACAGACTCGCTGGAGGaaatgctgcagagcagccctgggccCTGCG GGGGGTTTTCAGAGACCTACGCTGCTTTATGTGATTACAATGGCTTTGCCTTCCgtgaggaaatccagtgg GACGTGGACAACATCTACCACAGCCAGGACTGCCGGGAGTTCAACCTGCTGGATTTCAGCCATCTGGAGAGCCG AGACGTGGCACTGAGCATCGCCGCCTTGTCCTTCAACCTGTGGTTCACCAAGCTCTCCTGCAAGGACTTCAGGCTG AACCAGGAGATTTCAGAGCAGCTGCTCTACATGCTCAGCAAATCGGTGATGTTGGAGGAGCTGGTGCTGGAAAACAGCGGGTTGAAAGC TGACTTTGCGCAGAGGATGGCCCAGGCACTCAGCAACCATCCTGACTCTGTTCTGCACACCATCAACCTTGCTGGCAACCAGCTGGAAGACAGAG GGATTGTCGCCTTCAGCCGGCATGTGGAGAAGAGCCCCAAGGGGCTGCAGAACCTCAGCTTGGCCAGGACGATGCTCACTGCCAAAG GGATGAGCATATTATGCAAGGCCCTGGCAGATAACAAAGCCATCGGATCCTCCCTGCGGCACTTGGACCTCTCTGGAAaccctggcagcctggctggggACGACATCAGT AACCTGCGGAGTCTCCTCCGCCAGTGCCACTCGCTCTCCCACCTCAGCCTGGCCAGCACGGACTGCCCTTTGGATGCT CTCTTTGGAGCCCTGGTCCATGGATGCCATGCCAGCCTCGTCCATCTGGATCTCTCCAAAAATGTGTACTCCCACAA GAGGGTGAAAACCATCTCCCCTGACATCAAGGAGTTTTTCAGCCAGGCCTGTGCCCTCAGGCACATCTCCCTGGCCGGTACCAAGCTGCCAGCAGATGCTGTAAG AGCATTGCTGCAAGGGCTGGCAGACAACAGTCACATCAGTGACCTGCACCTGGATCTTAGCAACTGTGAG CTGAGATCAGCGGGGGCCCAAGTCATCCAGGATCTCATCCCTGACGCCAGCTCCATCAGTGACCTGGACTTGTCTGACAATG GCTTTGACCCTGACATGGTGACGCTGGTGCTCTCCATTGGCAGAAGCAAGTCCATTAGGCACGTTTCTCTGGGGAAAAACTTCAACATCAAATCCAA GGAGGGGCTGTTGGATGTCCTGCACCGCATCGTCCAGCTCACCCAGGAGGATGACTGT CCTCTGCAGTCCCTGTCCGTGGCCGAATCACGCCTCAAGCTGGGAACCAACGTCCTGCTGAGTGCCCTGGGCAGTAACACCAGCCTCATTGCTCTGGACATCAGTGGCAATGCCATGGGGGACACGGGGGCCAAGATGCTAGCCAAGGCCCTGCAGATCAACACAAAGCTCAG GACCGTGGTTTGGGACAGGAACAACACAACTGCCCATGGGCTCCTGGAGGTGGCTCAAGCTTTGGAGAG GAATTACACCCTCAAGTCGATGCCCTTGCCGATGAGCGACGTGGCACAGGCGTACCGCAGCAACCCCGAGAAAACGGAGGAGGCGGTGCACAAG CTCCAGTCCTGTCTGACAAGGAACCAGTTGCGGCGCATGCTGCCTGCGCAGACCTTCCGGCTGCAGCAGGGCATCCTCACCACCTCTTCCGAACAG ATGGTGAACGAGATCTGCTTGAGTGTGCAGAAGCATGTCGACATCCTCAGCGCCTGCCCGGGCAGGGAGGCGGAGGCAGACATCGTCTGCGCGGAGGAGGCCATCAGGAATGCCAACCTCTCCGTCAGC ATCCTGCCACTCTTGTACGAAGTGGGAAACAGCCCATACCAGAACGGcaagctgcagcacaagctggAGTGTCTCACGGAGGAAGCATCGCAGACCTGCGGCCGGGAAATCCAG GCGATCATGCAGGCAGTGCTGGACACAGCGCACAGCCTGTGCCCGGCCGTGGTGCAGAAGAGCGGAGTCAGGGACCAGCTGGTCAACGCCATGTCAGAGCGGATCTACCTCCAGGACCATCTCAGCCTCAGCGTCGTCCTGGACCAGATGGTCACCGATGTCTTCAGCAAGCTGAA TGAAATCAAGCTGTCCGTCACAGCCGCCGTGGCTGACTGCATCGTGGATGCCGTGCTGGGAGACCTGACCATTGCCCAGTGCAAACTG GCGGAGAGCCTCCCCACGCACGGGCTCGACCTCCCGGTCGTGTTGCCGGAGCCAGCTGAGGATGATGCCACTGTGCCGGCAAGGGGCAGGAATCCTCTGGACCTCACCGTGGAGGAG TACAAGATGGCCCTGCGGAGGAAAAACAAGCATTTCAGGAGCATTCGGCCCACGCCAACCGTGAGAA GTGTCTCGGAGCTGGAGCCGGCGGCGGGTAGGGACGCCAGCGGGCTCCGAGCTCACCGGGCGCCACCGTCACtcagccccgccgcgccgccggcacGCCCTGCCTCCACAAAGGATGCTGAGCCTGCGAGTGGCTCGCTCCCCTCCACGCAGCCTGCCACCGCCACCACCGCCGGATCCCTTATGGACCTGCCGACCGCTGGCGAGAAGCTGGAGCATTGCACCAAAGCCAGGCCCCGGCCCAACCGCCGGCACAAGCAACCGCCCAGCAAGCCAAAT GTGCAGCCCGTGGCTTGTGAGAACAGTGAGGACAGGAGCATCACCCGCGTGGATGAGGGGCTGGAGGACTTCTTCGCCAAGAGGCTCATCACAGAGGAGCTGCC ccccacagctccagAGACCTGCCCGGGATCAGCCCCTCTGGCCCCCTCCGGCTCCCGCACCCTCAAGAAGAAAATTGGAAATTTTTTTGCCTTCAAGAAACCTAAATCCAGCCGGGGCTCGAAGTGTGAGAAGGAGCCCGAGGGCGGCTCCGCAGCCCCCAGGAGCAGGCGCTCAATGCTCAGTGACATTTTACGAGCCCCCAGCAAGGCGGGCGAGGCGGGCAAGCCGCTGAGTAAATCAGAGGAGGGGGGACTCGCTGCCGAGCCCCAGGCAGAGCCCGAGCACTGCCAGACCCCCGACTCTGCCCGCAGGATCCGGCCCAAGTACTCACGGGAGGGCAAATCCCAGTCACTCATATTGCTGTCAGGGGAGGATGAGGATGCGCTGGGGGTCAGGCATGACAAG AAGAGGCAGCTGGAGAAGAGCGAGGGGGAGCTGCCCGCCTCCTTCGAGCAGCGCGTGCAGGTCATGCTCCACCGTATCGGTGTCACCAAGGGCCCGTCTGCTGAGGGCAAGAAGCAGCAG AGCAAAGACAGCGAGATCAAGAAAGCTGGCTCAGATG GGGACATTGTGGACAGCTCTGCGGACTCCCCACCCTCCCTGAAGGCCCGCACGCACTCCGTGTCCACAG ATGCACCCTTCCGCAGCCCGGCCACCACGATGGAGCCCAGTGCTGGCCTGGCCGAGCCCCGGCCAGCCTGGAAAGCCCTGGGAAGACAGCTGCCCATCGAGCTGCAGGGCACCAGCTCCGACCAGCCCCGGCACTCCTTCATCCTGCCCGAGCCCAGCGTGCTACCAGAGCCCGGGGCCCGGGAAGGCTGGAGCAGCAGCCTGCCACGGCCGGGGAGGAGTGCGCCGGCGGCACTGCCGCGGAGAGTCAGCCACGGcggggaggtgggtgctggtacACCCCTGCCCACACCACCTGACACCGAAG ACAACCGGCTGATGCCGCGGCTGGTGGCACCATGGGGGACCAGCCGCCGAGCTGTGTCCGTCCACGAGGAGCAGCTCAGGGAGCCCGagtgcccagcagagctgggaa CGGGCACTGTCCCCTTGCGCCTGCGGCGGTCGCCTGTCCTCAAACGGAGGACCAAGCACGACTCCCTCCCAGAGCCGGAGGGCGAGCCTGGACCGTCCTCGGATGCTGCAG GTGCCACGCGGCAGGACTGGCCTCGTGCTGGGCTGGAGAAGCCACAGGCTGGAGCGGGGACCGAAGGCGAACGGGCACAAGCCCTGGCACAAACTGTTGCAAATGCACAAGACTCAGCAGCCGTAGACCAAAGACGCCCAGTGCTGGGCCGGGGGGAGCCAGCCCTGGGACAGTGA